GGCCGGCTTGCAAGTATCGGCGGCCTGGGGCGTGTCATTGGCGTATGGATCGGCGGGTTGATGTATGACGGATTGGGAATGAAATACATGGGCTGGGGATTTTACGAAGGCGCCTTATTTTTCATCGCAGCCGCAGTGATGGCTCTTTCCATCATTCCCATGTATTATGTCCCTGAAGGCGGTATGGATTATCTGGTAAAAAATGAGCCGACTTACACCCATCCGGCCAAAAAAAATGATTATTTCAGAACATATGTGATCTTTATTATCGGACTGGTTTTTCTTAATTTTGGCAAAAATTCAGTGGCGGTCATCCAAACCCAGTACCTTGTCCTTGAATCCGGCTTCAATGTCACCAGCCAGGCACTAAGTTATATTGTAAATACACAATCTGTGGCCATGATTCTGGTGGGACTGGTAGCAGGCTGGATTGACCGGAGACTTGGCAGCAAGTATGCTTTATTGCTGGGAAGCTTTACCGCCATATTCTATCTTGTCATCATCGGGGTTTCCATGAATTTAACCATGATTGTCCTGAGCAATTTTATCGCAGGCTTTTCAGAGGTCATTATTATGGTTTCTTCCTATTCATTTGTTTCCATTTTAATTCCGCCGCAAAAACGGGGAAAGCTGTTTGCCATTTTCAATGCCACCTTTTTTCTCAGCTGGGGTCTGGCCGGGACACTCATCGCCGGTCCCATCGTCGACTGGTTAATCATCAGCGGTAAACCGGAAGTGTTTTCCTATCAGATGTCTTTCATTGCCGCTGCAGGCATCACTTTTATCGGGTTGGCATTTCTCGGGTATCTGACCTTCAGTCATGCAGAACATAGAATCG
Above is a window of Thermodesulfobacteriota bacterium DNA encoding:
- a CDS encoding MFS transporter codes for the protein MDFKTTNSRRTIFGISSFQALAMFRRGLFYNYLSIYLRHFLGLSVTETTLFATLPMIANVVFQTFVWGSVSDRFQLRRTLIVWGELLAGVGTFFIWYAHRLTESQIWAGYIIIIGLTAVEIFWSMSNVGWSALISDIYKEEKRGKVQGRLASIGGLGRVIGVWIGGLMYDGLGMKYMGWGFYEGALFFIAAAVMALSIIPMYYVPEGGMDYLVKNEPTYTHPAKKNDYFRTYVIFIIGLVFLNFGKNSVAVIQTQYLVLESGFNVTSQALSYIVNTQSVAMILVGLVAGWIDRRLGSKYALLLGSFTAIFYLVIIGVSMNLTMIVLSNFIAGFSEVIIMVSSYSFVSILIPPQKRGKLFAIFNATFFLSWGLAGTLIAGPIVDWLIISGKPEVFSYQMSFIAAAGITFIGLAFLGYLTFSHAEHRIATTNESNR